In Oceanidesulfovibrio indonesiensis, one DNA window encodes the following:
- a CDS encoding Fur family transcriptional regulator → MTYSSEQRETRLADLKHKIKEQGLRITPQRMAILRALVMHSGHPTVEELHKELLPDFPSMSLATVYKTITMLKQQDEVLELEFSRDSRYDGTNPHPHPHLICRRCGSIIDPDVPGLAEMIANLQQTTGFSVTSHRLDFYGECPECKKAS, encoded by the coding sequence ATGACGTACTCCTCCGAACAGCGGGAAACCCGCCTTGCCGATCTGAAACACAAGATCAAAGAGCAGGGGCTGCGGATCACTCCCCAGCGAATGGCCATTCTGCGCGCGCTCGTCATGCACTCAGGACACCCCACGGTTGAGGAGTTGCATAAGGAACTGCTGCCGGATTTCCCCTCCATGAGCCTGGCCACGGTCTACAAGACAATCACCATGCTCAAGCAGCAGGACGAAGTCCTGGAACTCGAGTTCAGCAGGGACAGCCGGTACGACGGCACGAACCCCCACCCCCACCCGCACCTCATCTGCAGGCGCTGCGGCAGCATCATCGATCCGGATGTGCCCGGCCTGGCGGAGATGATCGCCAATCTGCAGCAGACCACAGGTTTTTCCGTCACCTCCCACCGCCTTGATTTCTATGGTGAATGTCCGGAGTGCAAAAAGGCGTCGTAA
- a CDS encoding ferritin-like domain-containing protein → MAEAAQMDKNARREKVLEVLNKARSMELYAISQYMNQHYSLDDMDYGELARNMKLIAIDEMRHAEQFAERIKELGGEPTTELADTVRKKQEVGEIFTFDAEVEDDTVDIYNQFLRTCREMGDNVSARLFEIIIEEEQEHANHFDNVGSHIKNLGDVYLSKVAGTSASTGASSKGFVNMASGEA, encoded by the coding sequence ATGGCGGAAGCCGCACAGATGGATAAGAACGCGCGTCGGGAAAAGGTTCTGGAAGTGTTGAACAAGGCTCGCTCCATGGAGCTCTATGCCATTTCCCAATATATGAACCAGCACTATTCCCTGGACGACATGGACTACGGCGAGCTGGCCAGGAACATGAAGCTCATCGCCATCGATGAGATGCGCCACGCCGAGCAGTTTGCCGAGCGCATCAAGGAGCTTGGCGGCGAACCCACCACCGAGCTGGCCGACACGGTCCGCAAGAAACAGGAAGTTGGCGAGATATTCACCTTCGACGCCGAAGTTGAGGACGACACCGTTGACATCTACAACCAGTTCCTGCGCACCTGTCGGGAGATGGGCGACAACGTGAGCGCCAGGCTCTTCGAAATCATCATCGAGGAAGAGCAGGAGCACGCCAACCACTTCGATAACGTTGGCAGCCATATCAAGAACCTGGGCGACGTGTATCTGTCCAAGGTTGCCGGAACCTCGGCGTCCACCGGAGCCTCCTCCAAGGGTTTCGTGAACATGGCCAGCGGCGAGGCGTAG
- a CDS encoding efflux RND transporter permease subunit — MVDEKHESGRRMSFAERFVGACLQYRVVVFVVAGLLLFWGVSVAPFDWKIESIPRDPVPVDAIPDIGENQQIVFTEWPGRSPQDVEDQISYPLTTALLGIPGVKTVRSVSMFGFSSIYVIFEEGIEFYWSRSRMLEKLASLPAGSLPQGVRPTLGPDATALGQVYWYTLEGRDKDGNPTGGWNLDELRSVQDWYMRYGLQSAEGVSEVASIGGFVREYQVDVNPEAMRAANVTLEMVMRAVARSNLDVGARTIEVNSVEYVVRGVGFIKKIEDLEKSVVLAREDQPITVGDVATVQLGPAMRRGVLDKGGAEVVGGVVVARYGENPLAVIQNTKDKIKELEPGLPSKVLPDGRTSQLEVVPFYDRSGLIHETLGTLQTALTDQILVTVVVVLVTVLHLEGSLLIASLLPMAVLLCFTAMKSFGVDANIVALSGIAIAIGTMVDMGIIITENILKRFDEAPEGTPTWRIIREATGEVAGAVLTAVATTIVSFLPVFAMEGAEGKLFKPLAFTKTFALFASIAVSVTVLPVLATIFLRRGKSGKETSRLLSFLVIAAGVGLAFIAQWWIGAAVVLVGVARFASMAMPARAARWLRHSAVLLLAMAVAIVLATHWMPLGPEHGLARNALFTILLMGLLLGFFALFQKAYPTMLRRVLDFKALFMLVPATVLVIGLMVWLGFPRVFGWLPDSIQSSRPAIAMAHAFPGLGKEFMPPLDEGSFLFMPTTMPHASIGEVKDVLAKQDMAMAAIPEVESAVGKLGRVESSLDPAPLSMIETVVNYVPEYLADQSGHRKRFAYRDDKFDYYRTPEGEPVNAPDGLPYLVRGKFMRDEDGKLIPDEDGRPFRLWRPAIDPSINEGRDAWPGIQSPQDIWDEVVKAAEVPGTTSAPFLQPIAARIVMLQSGMRAPMGIKVRGPDLETIESVGLELERLLKEVPSVQPAAVIADRIVGKPYLEIEINRTAIARYGLPLEDVQEVIEAAVGGRQLTTTVEGRERYPVRVRYQRELRDTPEALGSILVAARSGEQIPLRELADIRYVRGPQAIKSEDTFLVGYVLFDKKPGFAEVDVVEHARSYLDSKRESGELVLPEGVSYTFAGSYENQIRAQKRLAVILPVALAIIFLILYLQFKQLSVTMIVFSGIAVAWSGGFILIWLYGQEWFLAFNIFGESMRDLFQVNPVNLSVAIWVGFLALFGIASDDGVLMATYLLDSKDERDTTEKKKLRDAVVAGATRRIRPALMTSATTILALLPVLTSTGRGADIMVPMAIPSFGGMLVALLTVFVVPVLFCAIEEWRLYWRKRRGLPVS; from the coding sequence ATGGTCGACGAAAAACACGAATCCGGTCGCCGCATGTCCTTTGCCGAGCGGTTTGTGGGCGCATGCCTTCAGTATCGCGTCGTCGTCTTCGTCGTTGCCGGGCTGCTGCTCTTCTGGGGCGTCTCCGTAGCGCCGTTCGACTGGAAGATCGAGTCCATACCGCGCGACCCGGTGCCCGTGGACGCCATCCCGGACATCGGCGAGAACCAGCAGATCGTATTCACCGAGTGGCCGGGCCGTTCACCACAGGATGTGGAGGATCAGATCTCCTACCCGCTCACAACCGCCCTGCTCGGCATCCCCGGCGTCAAGACGGTGCGCAGCGTCTCCATGTTCGGTTTCTCCTCCATCTACGTAATCTTCGAGGAGGGCATCGAGTTCTACTGGTCGCGTTCACGCATGCTGGAAAAGCTCGCCAGCCTCCCTGCAGGCAGCCTGCCGCAGGGCGTACGCCCCACCCTGGGGCCGGACGCCACGGCCCTGGGCCAGGTCTACTGGTATACCCTGGAAGGGCGTGACAAGGACGGCAACCCCACCGGCGGCTGGAATCTGGACGAACTGCGCAGCGTGCAGGACTGGTACATGCGCTACGGCCTGCAGTCAGCCGAAGGCGTGAGCGAGGTGGCCTCCATCGGCGGGTTCGTTCGCGAGTATCAGGTGGACGTGAACCCGGAAGCCATGCGCGCGGCCAACGTGACCCTGGAGATGGTGATGCGCGCCGTGGCGCGCTCCAACCTGGACGTAGGGGCGCGGACCATCGAGGTGAACAGCGTCGAGTACGTGGTGCGCGGCGTTGGTTTCATCAAGAAAATAGAGGACCTGGAGAAGTCCGTAGTGCTGGCGCGCGAGGACCAGCCCATCACCGTGGGCGACGTGGCCACGGTCCAGCTCGGCCCGGCCATGCGCCGCGGCGTGCTCGACAAAGGCGGGGCCGAGGTCGTAGGCGGCGTAGTGGTCGCGCGGTACGGCGAGAACCCCCTCGCCGTCATCCAGAACACGAAAGACAAGATTAAAGAACTGGAGCCCGGACTTCCTTCCAAGGTGCTGCCGGACGGCCGCACGAGCCAGCTCGAAGTCGTGCCCTTCTACGACCGGTCCGGCCTCATCCACGAAACCCTCGGCACGCTCCAGACGGCCCTCACGGATCAAATCCTCGTCACGGTGGTGGTCGTTCTGGTGACGGTGTTGCACCTGGAGGGCTCGCTGCTCATCGCGTCCCTGCTGCCCATGGCTGTGCTGCTCTGCTTCACGGCCATGAAAAGCTTCGGCGTGGACGCGAACATCGTGGCGCTTTCGGGCATCGCCATCGCCATTGGCACCATGGTGGACATGGGCATCATCATTACGGAGAACATCCTTAAACGATTCGACGAAGCGCCTGAAGGAACGCCCACATGGCGGATCATCCGCGAAGCGACCGGCGAGGTGGCCGGCGCGGTGCTCACTGCCGTGGCCACCACCATTGTCAGCTTCCTGCCCGTGTTCGCCATGGAGGGGGCGGAGGGCAAGCTCTTCAAACCCCTCGCATTCACCAAGACGTTCGCCCTGTTTGCATCCATCGCGGTTTCAGTCACCGTACTGCCCGTGCTGGCCACCATCTTCCTGCGCCGCGGCAAAAGCGGCAAGGAGACCAGCCGCCTGCTGTCCTTCCTGGTCATCGCGGCGGGAGTTGGCCTGGCGTTCATCGCCCAGTGGTGGATCGGCGCCGCCGTAGTGCTCGTGGGGGTGGCGCGGTTCGCGTCCATGGCAATGCCCGCGCGCGCGGCGCGGTGGCTCAGACACAGCGCTGTGCTTCTGCTGGCCATGGCCGTGGCCATAGTGCTGGCCACCCACTGGATGCCGCTCGGCCCGGAACACGGACTTGCTCGCAACGCCCTGTTCACCATCCTGCTTATGGGCTTGTTGCTCGGCTTCTTCGCCCTGTTCCAGAAAGCCTATCCCACCATGCTGCGCAGGGTGCTCGATTTCAAGGCGCTGTTCATGCTCGTTCCGGCAACGGTGCTGGTGATCGGCCTGATGGTCTGGCTCGGATTCCCCCGGGTGTTCGGCTGGCTGCCGGATTCCATTCAAAGCTCCAGGCCGGCTATCGCCATGGCCCACGCGTTTCCCGGGCTGGGCAAGGAGTTCATGCCGCCGCTGGACGAAGGTTCGTTCCTGTTCATGCCCACCACCATGCCGCACGCGTCCATCGGCGAGGTCAAGGACGTGCTCGCCAAGCAGGATATGGCCATGGCCGCCATTCCCGAGGTGGAATCCGCCGTGGGCAAGCTGGGCCGCGTCGAATCTTCGCTGGACCCGGCGCCGCTCTCCATGATCGAAACTGTGGTGAACTACGTGCCTGAGTATCTCGCGGACCAGTCCGGCCACCGCAAACGCTTCGCCTACAGAGACGACAAGTTCGATTACTACCGCACGCCCGAAGGCGAGCCCGTGAACGCGCCCGACGGTCTGCCCTACCTCGTGCGGGGCAAGTTCATGCGGGACGAGGACGGAAAGCTCATCCCGGACGAGGACGGCAGGCCCTTCCGGCTCTGGCGGCCGGCCATCGATCCGTCCATCAACGAAGGCCGCGACGCCTGGCCCGGCATCCAGTCGCCCCAGGACATCTGGGACGAAGTGGTCAAGGCCGCGGAAGTGCCGGGCACCACTTCCGCCCCGTTCCTGCAGCCCATCGCCGCGCGCATCGTAATGCTGCAATCCGGCATGCGCGCGCCCATGGGCATCAAGGTCCGCGGACCAGACCTGGAGACCATCGAATCCGTCGGACTGGAACTGGAGCGGCTGCTCAAGGAAGTGCCCTCGGTGCAGCCCGCCGCAGTCATCGCCGACCGCATCGTAGGCAAGCCATATCTGGAAATCGAGATCAACCGCACTGCCATCGCCCGGTACGGCCTGCCGCTGGAAGACGTGCAGGAGGTCATCGAAGCCGCAGTGGGCGGCCGCCAGCTGACCACCACAGTGGAAGGACGCGAGCGCTATCCCGTGCGCGTGCGCTACCAGCGCGAGCTGCGAGACACCCCCGAGGCCCTGGGGAGCATACTCGTGGCCGCAAGATCCGGCGAACAGATCCCCCTGCGCGAGCTCGCGGACATCCGCTACGTGCGCGGACCGCAGGCCATCAAGAGCGAGGACACCTTCCTCGTGGGATATGTGCTCTTCGACAAGAAGCCTGGATTCGCCGAAGTGGATGTGGTGGAGCACGCCCGGAGCTATCTCGACAGCAAGCGCGAATCCGGCGAGCTGGTTCTGCCGGAGGGCGTCTCCTATACGTTTGCCGGCAGCTACGAAAACCAGATCCGCGCGCAGAAACGGCTGGCCGTCATCCTGCCGGTGGCTCTGGCGATCATCTTCCTCATCCTCTACCTGCAGTTCAAGCAGCTGTCGGTCACGATGATCGTGTTTTCGGGAATCGCCGTGGCCTGGTCCGGCGGGTTCATCCTCATCTGGCTGTACGGGCAGGAATGGTTCCTCGCCTTTAATATCTTCGGCGAATCGATGCGCGATCTCTTTCAGGTGAATCCGGTGAACCTCTCCGTAGCCATCTGGGTGGGCTTCCTCGCCCTGTTCGGCATCGCCTCGGACGACGGTGTGCTCATGGCGACTTACCTGCTGGACTCCAAGGACGAGCGCGACACCACGGAAAAGAAAAAGCTCCGCGACGCCGTGGTCGCCGGCGCCACCAGGCGCATCCGTCCCGCGCTCATGACGTCCGCCACCACCATTCTGGCGCTGCTGCCTGTGCTCACGTCCACGGGCCGCGGCGCGGACATCATGGTGCCCATGGCCATTCCGTCCTTCGGCGGCATGCTCGTGGCGCTGCTCACCGTGTTCGTGGTGCCGGTGCTGTTCTGCGCCATCGAGGAATGGCGGCTCTACTGGCGCAAACGCAGGGGGTTGCCTGTTTCCTGA
- a CDS encoding efflux RND transporter periplasmic adaptor subunit, with product MKRSTRILGAVLLLAAVFAVGYFVGSPSRAPEKPATDQPAADGHEDHDHAAAEQPAASGESGGDVVWTCSMHPQIQLPEPGQCPICFMDLIPLTDGDGDGEVVSLRQIRLSSRARTLAEVEVVPVERRAVGLTTRLTGKVAYDETRLAEIAAWVGGRLDTLYVDYTGQQVEGGERLASIYSPDLLSAQAELIQAAETLERLADSRSTLTKQTAQRTLDAARKKLSLLGLSGGQIDAVLRRGTPSDHVTITSTTGGVVIERHVTEGAYVQTGAPLFTVADLSRVWVVLEAYESDLPWIRMGQTVRFATAAHPGETFEGEVVYIDPFVDRSTRTIRVRLEANNEDGRLKPGMFVTAAQRTEAGDDATPLVIPASAPLLTGKRAVVYLQHPDDPGLYYGQEIVLGPRAGDVYIVREGLSEGDLVVAKGAFKIDSAVQIKAKPSMMTPDAGAPAPAGHDHGMHAAGPPGAGTEMEMPDEPAYDVPFEFARQLPVLPQHYAMVEEAVYAARQGAVGVEAVRSAFKDFYDAVCAIDPTSITDQDAALLWKELSMLLRNDSFLGSEAEDVSEAARLFRTFEGHFAELRDAFPLAPPKRAALLQAPPAFRESLTQLFRSYLAMHDALSGDDAEAARAAADELRSLLGRVPADELSGEAADVWQEASGAMQDALDAMEGGDITAMRDSFQPLSDGLTTLITRFGGPDDTPVYEMFCPMAFDNQGGTWLQIQPDVLNPYYGASMLRCGEVRRELAPSEPATGDPMESPASSLLDTPAAFRQALAPIVSAYLGVQLALADDHLPTAREQARVLTLTLPMVDASGLSEAAATIWSDARASLEQGAAAIESSTDIEAARMGFLTLSEGMLTATARLGAGVNRDLYEAFCPMAFGNEGASWVQESEEILNPYFGASMLRCGEIERPLGVR from the coding sequence ATGAAACGATCCACCCGCATACTCGGCGCCGTGCTGCTCCTCGCGGCAGTGTTCGCAGTTGGCTATTTTGTCGGGTCTCCTTCCCGCGCTCCTGAAAAACCCGCCACAGATCAGCCCGCAGCGGACGGCCACGAAGATCACGACCACGCCGCGGCCGAGCAGCCGGCCGCATCCGGTGAATCCGGAGGGGACGTGGTCTGGACGTGCTCCATGCACCCGCAGATCCAGCTCCCGGAGCCGGGCCAGTGCCCGATCTGTTTCATGGACCTGATCCCTCTGACCGATGGCGACGGCGACGGTGAGGTCGTCAGCCTGCGCCAGATTCGCCTGTCCTCCCGGGCCCGGACCCTGGCAGAGGTGGAGGTCGTGCCCGTCGAGCGGCGCGCCGTGGGCCTCACCACCCGCCTCACCGGCAAGGTGGCCTACGACGAGACGCGACTCGCCGAGATAGCCGCCTGGGTCGGCGGCCGGCTGGACACGCTCTACGTGGACTACACCGGCCAGCAGGTGGAGGGTGGCGAACGCCTCGCATCCATATATAGCCCCGATCTTCTTTCCGCCCAGGCCGAACTCATCCAGGCTGCCGAGACCCTTGAACGCCTGGCCGATTCACGCTCCACCCTGACCAAACAGACAGCCCAGAGGACCCTGGACGCAGCCCGCAAGAAGCTCTCCCTGCTCGGTCTTTCAGGCGGACAGATAGACGCTGTGCTGCGCCGCGGCACTCCTTCAGACCATGTGACCATCACCTCCACCACCGGCGGCGTGGTCATCGAACGCCATGTGACCGAGGGCGCCTACGTGCAGACCGGTGCCCCGCTCTTCACTGTGGCGGACCTCTCCCGGGTCTGGGTCGTGCTGGAGGCGTACGAGTCCGACCTGCCCTGGATCAGAATGGGGCAGACGGTCCGGTTCGCCACGGCAGCGCACCCCGGCGAAACGTTCGAGGGCGAGGTGGTCTACATCGACCCCTTTGTGGACAGATCAACCCGCACCATCCGCGTTCGGTTGGAGGCGAATAACGAGGACGGACGGCTCAAGCCCGGCATGTTCGTCACCGCGGCCCAGCGCACCGAAGCCGGTGACGACGCAACCCCGCTGGTCATTCCCGCATCCGCCCCGCTGCTCACGGGCAAGCGCGCCGTGGTTTATCTGCAGCACCCCGACGATCCCGGCCTGTATTACGGTCAGGAGATTGTGCTCGGCCCGCGCGCCGGAGACGTCTACATCGTAAGGGAAGGCCTTTCCGAAGGCGATCTCGTGGTGGCCAAGGGCGCTTTCAAGATCGACTCGGCCGTGCAGATCAAAGCCAAGCCTTCCATGATGACTCCGGATGCTGGCGCGCCCGCACCGGCAGGACACGACCACGGCATGCACGCCGCCGGTCCGCCCGGCGCCGGGACCGAGATGGAAATGCCCGACGAGCCGGCCTACGACGTCCCCTTCGAGTTCGCCAGGCAGCTGCCGGTCCTTCCGCAGCACTATGCCATGGTTGAAGAGGCGGTGTACGCCGCGCGGCAGGGCGCCGTCGGCGTGGAAGCCGTGCGGTCCGCTTTCAAAGACTTTTACGACGCGGTCTGCGCCATCGACCCGACGTCGATCACAGACCAGGACGCGGCATTGCTCTGGAAGGAGTTGTCCATGCTCCTGCGCAACGACTCCTTCCTCGGCAGCGAGGCCGAGGACGTCAGCGAGGCTGCGCGGCTGTTCAGGACGTTCGAGGGCCATTTCGCCGAGCTGAGGGACGCCTTCCCGCTGGCCCCTCCGAAACGAGCCGCCCTACTGCAAGCGCCCCCCGCGTTCCGGGAATCGCTGACACAGCTCTTCCGATCTTACCTTGCGATGCATGATGCGCTCAGCGGAGACGACGCCGAGGCAGCCCGAGCCGCGGCCGACGAACTGCGCAGCCTGCTCGGCCGGGTGCCGGCAGATGAGCTGAGCGGAGAAGCCGCCGACGTCTGGCAGGAAGCCTCCGGGGCCATGCAGGACGCGCTCGACGCCATGGAGGGTGGAGACATCACCGCCATGCGCGACTCCTTCCAACCCCTTTCCGACGGGTTAACCACGCTCATCACCCGATTCGGCGGCCCGGACGACACGCCGGTCTACGAGATGTTCTGCCCCATGGCCTTCGACAACCAGGGCGGCACCTGGCTGCAAATCCAGCCCGACGTGCTCAACCCCTACTATGGCGCGTCCATGCTGCGCTGCGGCGAGGTCAGGCGCGAACTCGCGCCGTCCGAACCCGCGACAGGCGATCCGATGGAGTCCCCGGCATCCAGTCTCCTGGACACTCCGGCCGCCTTTCGCCAGGCTCTGGCTCCCATCGTGAGCGCGTATCTGGGCGTGCAACTCGCCCTGGCGGACGACCACCTTCCCACGGCCAGGGAGCAGGCCCGCGTGCTTACGCTCACTCTGCCCATGGTGGATGCAAGCGGCCTGTCCGAAGCGGCCGCGACAATCTGGAGCGATGCACGGGCCAGCCTGGAGCAAGGCGCCGCGGCCATCGAGTCTTCGACAGACATCGAGGCGGCCCGCATGGGCTTCCTCACCCTGTCCGAAGGCATGCTCACCGCCACGGCCCGCCTGGGCGCCGGCGTGAACCGCGACCTGTACGAAGCGTTCTGTCCCATGGCCTTTGGCAACGAAGGCGCAAGCTGGGTCCAGGAAAGCGAGGAGATACTGAACCCGTACTTCGGCGCGTCCATGCTGCGCTGCGGCGAGATCGAACGCCCTCTCGGAGTCCGTTAG
- a CDS encoding YHS domain-containing protein, with protein sequence MKSIKNAIRISILGLSLTLLLAATVFAKQQETCPVLGSELQNKEVYVDYEGKRIYFCCPGCDKQFLENPEKYLKEMEEKGIELEDAPKE encoded by the coding sequence ATGAAATCCATCAAGAATGCCATCCGCATTTCGATTCTGGGCCTTTCACTCACACTGCTGCTCGCCGCAACAGTCTTCGCCAAACAGCAGGAAACCTGCCCGGTGCTGGGCAGCGAGCTCCAGAACAAGGAAGTCTACGTGGATTACGAGGGCAAACGCATCTACTTCTGCTGCCCCGGCTGCGACAAGCAGTTTCTCGAAAATCCTGAGAAGTATCTCAAGGAAATGGAAGAGAAGGGCATCGAACTGGAAGATGCCCCCAAGGAATAA
- a CDS encoding TolC family protein — protein sequence MKQIRILAMAALVCAILTGNALAQAAQAPTPEDAAGAHGSMELAGYLRIAAENSPALIEAFENWKAAAEKMNQEGYLPNPTVNLGWYLEPVQTRTGNQRASIGLAQSFPWFGTLSLQEKQAALEADALKALLDDTAFRIFYEVKQVYYEYAYLARALEINRETLNLLVYLEGVVRTRYESGLAEYSDLIRLQVELATLEDRIRTLEELRTPLVAALNAAMGRDADQEIPWPESVPLMKPSMEDGEILALLESGTPRLLASNLRITKAEAGVDLARKSYFPEFTVSLSTILTDNTALRRGQSVSQDGDVGFSASRTTEGAGRDPVIAGLSIKVPIWFGKNAAAVREARARKRAAMASEMDLEQSLEADLRMALYKYRDAERQVALYADTLIPKATQALGATVESYQSGLATMGDFLQAEKTLLELELAQARALSEQAQRMAQMETILGREIPCIVHGNLLGGELTPPLMYEIEAETPKLAQPAVKDTISTE from the coding sequence ATGAAACAGATCAGAATACTCGCCATGGCCGCACTTGTGTGCGCAATCCTGACCGGCAACGCCCTGGCGCAGGCCGCCCAGGCCCCCACTCCGGAAGATGCCGCCGGCGCCCATGGGTCCATGGAGCTCGCCGGGTATCTGCGAATCGCCGCGGAGAACAGCCCGGCCCTGATCGAGGCGTTCGAGAACTGGAAAGCAGCCGCCGAGAAGATGAACCAGGAAGGGTATCTGCCCAACCCCACCGTGAATCTCGGCTGGTACCTGGAGCCTGTGCAGACCCGGACCGGCAATCAGCGTGCTTCCATCGGCCTGGCGCAATCCTTTCCGTGGTTCGGCACGCTCTCGCTTCAGGAAAAGCAGGCCGCCCTGGAAGCCGATGCGCTCAAGGCGCTTCTGGACGATACCGCGTTTCGAATCTTCTACGAAGTCAAGCAGGTTTACTATGAGTACGCGTATCTGGCGCGCGCCCTGGAAATCAACCGCGAAACACTGAACCTTCTCGTCTACCTGGAAGGCGTGGTCCGCACCCGCTACGAAAGCGGGCTGGCCGAGTACTCGGACCTTATCCGGCTGCAGGTGGAACTCGCCACGCTGGAAGATCGCATCCGCACGCTGGAAGAACTGCGCACGCCCCTCGTTGCCGCGCTGAACGCGGCAATGGGCAGGGATGCGGACCAGGAAATCCCCTGGCCGGAGTCCGTGCCCCTCATGAAGCCGTCCATGGAAGATGGGGAGATACTCGCCCTGCTCGAATCGGGCACGCCTCGCCTGCTGGCCAGCAACCTGCGCATCACCAAGGCGGAAGCCGGCGTGGACCTGGCTCGCAAGAGCTATTTTCCGGAGTTCACGGTGAGCCTGTCCACCATACTCACGGACAACACGGCGCTGCGGCGCGGCCAGTCCGTGAGCCAGGACGGCGACGTGGGCTTCTCCGCATCCCGCACCACAGAAGGCGCGGGCAGGGACCCGGTCATCGCGGGCCTGTCCATCAAGGTGCCCATATGGTTCGGCAAGAACGCCGCCGCCGTGCGCGAAGCCAGGGCCAGGAAGCGCGCGGCCATGGCTTCCGAGATGGACCTGGAGCAATCACTTGAGGCCGACCTGCGCATGGCGCTGTACAAATACCGTGACGCTGAGCGGCAGGTGGCCCTGTACGCCGACACCCTCATCCCCAAGGCTACCCAGGCCCTCGGCGCCACCGTCGAATCTTACCAGTCCGGCCTTGCGACCATGGGCGACTTCCTCCAGGCGGAGAAGACTCTGCTGGAACTCGAACTCGCCCAGGCCCGCGCCCTCTCCGAACAGGCGCAGCGCATGGCCCAGATGGAAACCATCCTCGGGCGGGAGATTCCCTGCATCGTGCACGGCAATCTTCTGGGCGGAGAACTTACACCGCCGCTCATGTACGAAATTGAGGCCGAAACACCGAAGCTGGCGCAACCAGCTGTAAAAGACACCATCAGCACGGAGTAA